One stretch of Croceibacterium atlanticum DNA includes these proteins:
- the radC gene encoding RadC family protein, with protein sequence MSSESSDPPRPAHGGAGHRARLRQRLIEGGAEALADYEVLEYLLFGASARGDTKPLAKALLQRFGSLSAVLNADAGALKQVKGMGDAGVGALKIAALAARRMARSEVREKPVLGSWQALLDYLAIDMAHLTVERVRVLFLDTRNRLILDHHVGDGTIDEAAIHPREVIRRGLDIGASALILVHNHPSGHAEPSRADIQITHRIAEAGRLLGITVHDHVIVGREGHVSLRAKGLI encoded by the coding sequence TTGTCCAGCGAAAGTTCTGATCCGCCGCGGCCCGCACATGGGGGCGCCGGCCACCGTGCCCGCCTGCGCCAGCGCCTGATTGAAGGCGGTGCGGAAGCATTGGCCGATTACGAAGTGCTGGAATATCTGCTCTTCGGCGCCAGCGCGCGCGGAGATACCAAGCCGCTGGCCAAGGCGCTGCTGCAACGGTTCGGCTCTCTTTCCGCAGTACTCAATGCCGATGCCGGTGCGCTCAAACAAGTGAAGGGCATGGGTGATGCCGGTGTCGGCGCGCTGAAAATCGCCGCCCTTGCCGCCCGCCGCATGGCGCGCAGCGAAGTGCGGGAAAAGCCGGTCCTGGGAAGCTGGCAGGCCCTGCTCGATTATCTCGCCATCGACATGGCGCATCTGACGGTGGAGCGGGTGCGCGTGCTGTTCCTCGATACGCGCAACCGGCTGATCCTGGACCATCATGTCGGCGATGGCACGATTGACGAAGCGGCCATCCATCCGCGTGAAGTGATCCGGCGCGGCCTGGATATCGGCGCCAGCGCGCTGATCCTGGTCCACAACCACCCCAGCGGCCACGCGGAGCCGAGCCGGGCCGATATCCAGATCACCCACCGCATCGCCGAGGCCGGGCGGCTGCTGGGCATTACCGTCCACGATCACGTGATCGTCGGGCGCGAAGGGCATGTATCCCTTCGCGCCAAGGGCCTGATCTAG